The nucleotide window TGCAGTTTTTATAAGGAATAAACTGTATGACCTGAAATTGTTGAAAACAAGAGAAGTAGAAAATGTAGAAATTATTTGCGTAGGGAATATAGTAGCAGGAGGTTCGGGAAAAACTCCTGCAGTTCAGTATTTTGTGAGAAAATATTTGAGTGAAGGTAAAAAAGTCGGTGTTTTAAGCAGAGGATACAAGGGCAAAAGAGCTGTGGACACTATGCTTGTCAGAAATGAAAAAGAGATAGTTGCAAAGCCTTCGGAATCGGGAGATGAAGCGTACCTTCATGCTTTAAACCTTCAAGTGCCTGTAGTTGTTTCTAAAGACAGATACGAAGGAGCTGTTTATTTGAGGAATAAATGCAGTGTCGATTTTATAATAATGGACGACGGATTTCAGCATAGAAAGCTGAAAAAAGATAAAAACATAGTTCTGATAGATGCGACAAATCCTTTCGGAGGAGATGAATATTTGCCGAAAGGAAGATTACGGGAATCGATAAATGAACTGAAAAGAGCCGATGAAATTATAATTACGAAAAGTAACTATGTGAAAAATGATGTTGTGAAAATGATAAAAGACAGAATAAAAAAATATAATAAGCCGATTTCTGTTGCTGTATTTAAAGAAAATCATTTTTATAATGTAAAAGGCGAAATTTTTGAGTCGGATATAATTAAAAATAAAAATGTGCTTATATTTTCTTCAATAGCCAATCCTAAAACTTTTTATGACACTGTGAAAAAAGTCGGGCCTGAAAAAATTGATGAAATAAAATTTGCCGATCATCATTCTTACAATGAAGAGGAAATAGAGGAAATATCTGTTGAAAGCAAAAATTATGATTATGTGATAACTACTGAAAAAGATATTGTAAAAATAAATCGTGATATAGAAAATTTGCTTGTTTTAAAAATGGAGTTTGAAATTATTTGAAAAAAATAGTATAATTTTTAATTAAAGGCAAAATTCGGGAGGAAGTATACTGTTGGAAAAAAGTAAAGAGCAAAAACAGAGTTTGTGTCATATAAAAACATTTTCAGAGTTTGTAGATCAGCATAAAAACTGTTTTGAAAAAAGAAAGTATTTTGTAATAAATGAAAAATATGAAATAACAAAAAGAGAGCCTTCTTTTCTTTTGGAATTGGGATATATCTATTTTCAGACAAAAGATAAAACAATAGAAAATGTTGTAGAAGAAGAGTTTTTATATACATATAAAGAGAAAAACAAAAGAATAGACAGACTTTCAAAGTATGAAAAAAACAGGCTGAAAGAAAGTTTCAGGCGTTCTCTTGTGAATAAAGACTCGATACATTCAGTTAAACTCGGAAATGAGTTGCTTCACAGAAATAAAGAAGAATTTCTGGAAATAATGTATAAAATTTCTTTAATTTCAAGTGACTGCAATAAACTTATAAAAACTTTTTTTGTAGAGTTTTTACTTGATGAAGTCGGAGATTTTAATAAAAACAGGGAACAGACAGATGAAATTGTGAGAAACATAATAAATTATTTTGTGAAATCGGAAAATGAATATATAAACTATTCGTGTAAAAACAGCATTGAATATTTTATTAATAATAAAACAGATTTACTTTATAAAAAGATTTATAATGAAAATTATGATAAGATTGTGAAAAAATATAATATTCAAAGTATTTCAAAATTGGAACTCGAAATAAATGAAAAAGATTATGATAAATTATCGGAAAGCAAAAAAATATTATATAATTATTTAAAAAATAAAAAATAGAAAAGGAGAGAAAAAGTATGTTGGAGATGAGATATATAAGAGAAAATGCCGAAAAAGTAAGAGAATATCTGAAAAACAGAAAAAGTGACTTTGATTTGGACGGTTTATTGGCTCTTGATGAAGAAAGAAGAAATGTTTTACAGGAAGTCGAAATGCTTAAAAAAGAGAGAAATGAATCAAGTACTCTTATAGGAAAATATAAAAAAGAAGGAAAAGATGCTGCGGAGTTACTGGACAGAATGCAGGAAGTGAGCGGGAAAATAAAAGAGCTTGATAAAAAACTTGCTGAAATAGATGAAAAACAGGTAAAACTTACTTTTACTATACCTAATAAACTTCACGAAACAACTCCTGTAGGAGAAAGTGAAGATGACAATGTAGAAATAAGAAAATGGGGAGAACCTAAAAAGTTTGATTTTACTCCGAAATCTCATGATGAATTAGGTGTAAATCTCGAAATTTTAGATTTTGAAAGAGGTTCAAAATTGGCAGGGTCAAGATTTACAGTATATAAAGGGCAGGCTGCAAGACTGGAAAGAGCATTAATCAACTTTATGCTTGATACTCATACGACAGAACACGGTTTTGAAGAAATAATGACACCTCAAATGGCAAAAAGAGAAATAATGACAGGAACAGGTCAATTGCCTAAATTTGAAGATGATATGTATAAAATCGAAGAAGAAGATTTGTTTTTAATACCTACAGCAGAAGTTACATTGACAAATCTTCATAACGGAGAAATCCTGTCCGAAGAAGAACTTCCTAAATATTACTGCGGATTTACTGCATGTTTCAGAAAAGAAGCAGGCTCGGGAGGAAAAGATTTAAAAGGAATTATAAGACAGCATCAGTTTAATAAAGTGGAAATGGTAAAAATAGTGCATCCTGAAAGTTCTTACGAAGAATTGGAAAAAATGGTTTCCAACGCAGAAAGAATATTGCAGAAACTGGAATTACCTTACAGAGTAATAGCATTATGCAGCGGAGACATAGGATTCAGTGCGTCAAAAACTTATGATATAGAAGTTTGGGTGCCAAGTCAGGATAAATACAGAGAAATTTCTTCGTGTTCCAATACTGAAGATTTTCAGGCGAGAAGAGCGATGATAAAATACAGATCGAAAGAAAACGGAAAAAGCTATTTTGTTCACACATTAAATGGATCGGGATTAGCTGTGGGAAGAACATTACTTGCTATAATGGAAAACTATCAACAGGAAGACGGAAGTATAAAAGTTCCTGAAGCCTTAGTTCCTTATATGGGAGGATTGACCGTTATAAAGTAATATCCATGGCTATGGATAGGAGATAAAATGAAGAAAATTTTTAAATTTTTATTTTTTCTCGTTGTTTTGGGATGTGCAGCGATTTATCTTGAATTTTCAGGATATTTCTATCATAACGATATTTTTGCCAAGTTATACAAAATACAGGGAATAGATATATCTCATCATCAGGAAAAAATAAATTGGAAAAAAGTGAGTAAAAAGTATAAGTTTGTAATAATGAAAGCGACAGAAGGTAAAGATTTTCTCGATACGGATTTTTCATATAACTGGAATAATGCGAGATTAAACGGTTTTACTGTGGGAGCGTATCATTTTTTCTCTATGCTCAGCAGCGGAAATGCACAGGCTGATTATTATATAAGTAAAGTGCCTGATTATGACAAGGCTTTGCCGCCGATAATCGATTTGGAAATACCGACAAAATATCCTAAAAAAAGGGTTTTGCTCGAGTTGCGTAATCTGATAGAGAAATTAGAAGAGCATTATAAGAAAAGAGTGATAATATATGTTACATACTATACTTATAAAGCCTATATTCAGGGAGAATTTCCTGAAAATAAACTGTGGATAAGAGATATAAAGTTTGTACCTCAACTGGCTGAAGATGATAGATGGGTAATGTGGCAGTTTTCCAACAGAGGAAGAGTGGAAGGTATTCCGGGATTTACAGATAAAAACGTTCTTCGGGGAAATTCTGTCGAACAGCTGATAGAGGAAAGCAGGATAAAATAACTTTTTGAGAAATAAGTGAAAATAATAAGTAAAAATAAATTGATTTTTATGTAAAAATCTGATAGTATGTATTTAAGCTAATAAACAGATAATATTATATATTTTAGGAGGCTGTAAAATGAAATATCATTTTAAAGATTTAGGATTAAGCAACACAAAAGAAATGTTTGCAAAAGCAAACAAAGAAGGGTACTCAGTTCCGGCTTTTAACTTTAATAATTTGGAACAGTTACAAGGAATTATTGAAGCATGCGTTGAAATGGGGTCGCCGGTAATACTTCAAGTATCCACCGGGGCAAGAAGTTACATAGGAAAAGAAATGTTACCTTGGTTGGCAAAAGCAGCTACAGCTTATGTTGAAGCTTCAGGGTCGGACATACCTGTGGCATTACATTTGGATCATGGACCAAATTTTGAAGAAGCTAAAGATTGTATAGAATACGGATTCTCTTCAGTAATGATAGATGCTTCTCATCATCCTTACGATGAAAACGTAAAAGAATCTAAAGAAGTTGCAGACTTTGCTCACAAACATGATGTAACTGTAGAAGCTGAATTAGGTGTGTTGGCAGGAGTTGAAGACGATGTAGTAGCTGATAAACACATTTATACACAACCTGATGAAGTTGAAGATTTCGTTAAAAAAACAGGTGTGGATTCATTGGCAATCGCAATAGGAACTTCTCACGGGGCTCACAAATTCAAACCGGGAGATAAACCTCAAATCAGATTGGACATCT belongs to Pseudoleptotrichia goodfellowii and includes:
- the lpxK gene encoding tetraacyldisaccharide 4'-kinase, with amino-acid sequence MKFLSLLYGFAVFIRNKLYDLKLLKTREVENVEIICVGNIVAGGSGKTPAVQYFVRKYLSEGKKVGVLSRGYKGKRAVDTMLVRNEKEIVAKPSESGDEAYLHALNLQVPVVVSKDRYEGAVYLRNKCSVDFIIMDDGFQHRKLKKDKNIVLIDATNPFGGDEYLPKGRLRESINELKRADEIIITKSNYVKNDVVKMIKDRIKKYNKPISVAVFKENHFYNVKGEIFESDIIKNKNVLIFSSIANPKTFYDTVKKVGPEKIDEIKFADHHSYNEEEIEEISVESKNYDYVITTEKDIVKINRDIENLLVLKMEFEII
- the serS gene encoding serine--tRNA ligase, with the translated sequence MLEMRYIRENAEKVREYLKNRKSDFDLDGLLALDEERRNVLQEVEMLKKERNESSTLIGKYKKEGKDAAELLDRMQEVSGKIKELDKKLAEIDEKQVKLTFTIPNKLHETTPVGESEDDNVEIRKWGEPKKFDFTPKSHDELGVNLEILDFERGSKLAGSRFTVYKGQAARLERALINFMLDTHTTEHGFEEIMTPQMAKREIMTGTGQLPKFEDDMYKIEEEDLFLIPTAEVTLTNLHNGEILSEEELPKYYCGFTACFRKEAGSGGKDLKGIIRQHQFNKVEMVKIVHPESSYEELEKMVSNAERILQKLELPYRVIALCSGDIGFSASKTYDIEVWVPSQDKYREISSCSNTEDFQARRAMIKYRSKENGKSYFVHTLNGSGLAVGRTLLAIMENYQQEDGSIKVPEALVPYMGGLTVIK
- a CDS encoding glycoside hydrolase family 25 protein, producing the protein MKKIFKFLFFLVVLGCAAIYLEFSGYFYHNDIFAKLYKIQGIDISHHQEKINWKKVSKKYKFVIMKATEGKDFLDTDFSYNWNNARLNGFTVGAYHFFSMLSSGNAQADYYISKVPDYDKALPPIIDLEIPTKYPKKRVLLELRNLIEKLEEHYKKRVIIYVTYYTYKAYIQGEFPENKLWIRDIKFVPQLAEDDRWVMWQFSNRGRVEGIPGFTDKNVLRGNSVEQLIEESRIK
- a CDS encoding class II fructose-bisphosphate aldolase, encoding MKYHFKDLGLSNTKEMFAKANKEGYSVPAFNFNNLEQLQGIIEACVEMGSPVILQVSTGARSYIGKEMLPWLAKAATAYVEASGSDIPVALHLDHGPNFEEAKDCIEYGFSSVMIDASHHPYDENVKESKEVADFAHKHDVTVEAELGVLAGVEDDVVADKHIYTQPDEVEDFVKKTGVDSLAIAIGTSHGAHKFKPGDKPQIRLDILKEIEQRIPGFPIVLHGSSSVPKKFVDMINKFGGQIADAIGIPDEQLREASKSAVSKINVDTDGRLAFTAGIREVLATKPGEFDPRKYVGPAKNYMKDYYKEKIVSVFGSEGAYKKGTPRK